A genomic region of Rhipicephalus sanguineus isolate Rsan-2018 chromosome 1, BIME_Rsan_1.4, whole genome shotgun sequence contains the following coding sequences:
- the LOC119392233 gene encoding uncharacterized protein LOC119392233 isoform X1, producing the protein MPRRFTGKLFQFLFQHLELGTFGERLRWLDRESGIFQLLWKHGNGSSVTPAEDFALFQAWHELKVRRKPCGGTEAKQRFRAATAKMRLEMVKNWQGIFPEKNFQFRRFPKADLEYLFKHVDLDRELPEPKQRSISLTPPSTDTPDSSPRSSPPTPPILNTKNKKRPRPPHPRLMPTDVVVKIEPPDDPPDDMSGDMPHERPKYQVMDHMPRVLHCSPSSQQNNDVQARTRLVLSPSGGYKSFSW; encoded by the exons ATGCCCAGGCGCTTCACGGGCAAGCTTTTCCAGTTCCTGTTCCAACACTTGGAGTTGGGCACATTTGGCGAGCGGCTTCGCTGGCTTGACAGAGAATCCGGAATCTTCCAGCTGCTTTGGAAGCACGGCAATGGCTCATCTGTCACACCTGCGGAGGACTTTGCCCTGTTCCAG GCCTGGCACGAGCTGAAGGTGCGAAGAAAACCATGTGGTGGAACAGAGGCAAAGCAGCGGTTCCGGGCTGCCACCGCGAAAATGCGTCTGGAAATGGTGAAAAACTGGCAAGGCATCTTTCCCGAAAAAAACTTCCAGTTCCGGCGGTTTCCAAAGGCTGACTTAG AATATTTGTTCAAGCACGTCGATCTGGATAGGGAGCTTCCAGAACCCAAGCAACGGAGCATAAGCCTAACGCCACCTTCCACAGACACCCCAGACTCGAGTCCAAGGTCGAGCCCTCCAACTCCCCCAATTTTGAATACCAAAAACAAGAAAAGGCCACGACCTCCACATCCAAGACTCATGCCAACAGACGTGGTGGTGAAGATTGAG CCACCAGATGATCCACCCGATGATATGTCTGGTGATATGCCTCACGAGCGGCCCAAATATCAAGTCATGGACCATATGCCTAGAGTCCTTCACTGCTCCCCTTCTTCCCAACAG
- the LOC119392233 gene encoding uncharacterized protein LOC119392233 isoform X2, protein MPRRFTGKLFQFLFQHLELGTFGERLRWLDRESGIFQLLWKHGNGSSVTPAEDFALFQAWHELKVRRKPCGGTEAKQRFRAATAKMRLEMVKNWQGIFPEKNFQFRRFPKADLEYLFKHVDLDRELPEPKQRSISLTPPSTDTPDSSPRSSPPTPPILNTKNKKRPRPPHPRLMPTDVVVKIEPPDDPPDDMSGDMPHERPKYQVMDHMPRVLHCSPSSQQNNDVQARTRLVLSPSGGYKSFSW, encoded by the exons ATGCCCAGGCGCTTCACGGGCAAGCTTTTCCAGTTCCTGTTCCAACACTTGGAGTTGGGCACATTTGGCGAGCGGCTTCGCTGGCTTGACAGAGAATCCGGAATCTTCCAGCTGCTTTGGAAGCACGGCAATGGCTCATCTGTCACACCTGCGGAGGACTTTGCCCTGTTCCAG GCCTGGCACGAGCTGAAGGTGCGAAGAAAACCATGTGGTGGAACAGAGGCAAAGCAGCGGTTCCGGGCTGCCACCGCGAAAATGCGTCTGGAAATGGTGAAAAACTGGCAAGGCATCTTTCCCGAAAAAAACTTCCAGTTCCGGCGGTTTCCAAAGGCTGACTTAG AATATTTGTTCAAGCACGTCGATCTGGATAGGGAGCTTCCAGAACCCAAGCAACGGAGCATAAGCCTAACGCCACCTTCCACAGACACCCCAGACTCGAGTCCAAGGTCGAGCCCTCCAACTCCCCCAATTTTGAATACCAAAAACAAGAAAAGGCCACGACCTCCACATCCAAGACTCATGCCAACAGACGTGGTGGTGAAGATTGAG CCACCAGATGATCCACCCGATGATATGTCTGGTGATATGCCTCACGAGCGGCCCAAATATCAAGTCATGGACCATATGCCTAGAGTCCTTCACTGCTCCCCTTCTTCCCAACAG AACAATGATGTTCAAGCAAGAACGAGATTGGTACTGAGTCCCAGTGGAGGCTACAAGTCTTTTTCATGGTAA
- the LOC119392233 gene encoding uncharacterized protein LOC119392233 isoform X3: MPRRFTGKLFQFLFQHLELGTFGERLRWLDRESGIFQLLWKHGNGSSVTPAEDFALFQAWHELKVRRKPCGGTEAKQRFRAATAKMRLEMVKNWQGIFPEKNFQFRRFPKADLEYLFKHVDLDRELPEPKQRSISLTPPSTDTPDSSPRSSPPTPPILNTKNKKRPRPPHPRLMPTDVVVKIEPPDDPPDDMSGDMPHERPKYQVMDHMPRVLHCSPSSQQCRTMMFKQERDWY, from the exons ATGCCCAGGCGCTTCACGGGCAAGCTTTTCCAGTTCCTGTTCCAACACTTGGAGTTGGGCACATTTGGCGAGCGGCTTCGCTGGCTTGACAGAGAATCCGGAATCTTCCAGCTGCTTTGGAAGCACGGCAATGGCTCATCTGTCACACCTGCGGAGGACTTTGCCCTGTTCCAG GCCTGGCACGAGCTGAAGGTGCGAAGAAAACCATGTGGTGGAACAGAGGCAAAGCAGCGGTTCCGGGCTGCCACCGCGAAAATGCGTCTGGAAATGGTGAAAAACTGGCAAGGCATCTTTCCCGAAAAAAACTTCCAGTTCCGGCGGTTTCCAAAGGCTGACTTAG AATATTTGTTCAAGCACGTCGATCTGGATAGGGAGCTTCCAGAACCCAAGCAACGGAGCATAAGCCTAACGCCACCTTCCACAGACACCCCAGACTCGAGTCCAAGGTCGAGCCCTCCAACTCCCCCAATTTTGAATACCAAAAACAAGAAAAGGCCACGACCTCCACATCCAAGACTCATGCCAACAGACGTGGTGGTGAAGATTGAG CCACCAGATGATCCACCCGATGATATGTCTGGTGATATGCCTCACGAGCGGCCCAAATATCAAGTCATGGACCATATGCCTAGAGTCCTTCACTGCTCCCCTTCTTCCCAACAG
- the LOC119392233 gene encoding uncharacterized protein LOC119392233 isoform X4: protein MPRRFTGKLFQFLFQHLELGTFGERLRWLDRESGIFQLLWKHGNGSSVTPAEDFALFQAWHELKVRRKPCGGTEAKQRFRAATAKMRLEMVKNWQGIFPEKNFQFRRFPKADLEYLFKHVDLDRELPEPKQRSISLTPPSTDTPDSSPRSSPPTPPILNTKNKKRPRPPHPRLMPTDVVVKIEPPDDPPDDMSGDMPHERPKYQVMDHMPRVLHCSPSSQQCRTMMFKQERDWY from the exons ATGCCCAGGCGCTTCACGGGCAAGCTTTTCCAGTTCCTGTTCCAACACTTGGAGTTGGGCACATTTGGCGAGCGGCTTCGCTGGCTTGACAGAGAATCCGGAATCTTCCAGCTGCTTTGGAAGCACGGCAATGGCTCATCTGTCACACCTGCGGAGGACTTTGCCCTGTTCCAG GCCTGGCACGAGCTGAAGGTGCGAAGAAAACCATGTGGTGGAACAGAGGCAAAGCAGCGGTTCCGGGCTGCCACCGCGAAAATGCGTCTGGAAATGGTGAAAAACTGGCAAGGCATCTTTCCCGAAAAAAACTTCCAGTTCCGGCGGTTTCCAAAGGCTGACTTAG AATATTTGTTCAAGCACGTCGATCTGGATAGGGAGCTTCCAGAACCCAAGCAACGGAGCATAAGCCTAACGCCACCTTCCACAGACACCCCAGACTCGAGTCCAAGGTCGAGCCCTCCAACTCCCCCAATTTTGAATACCAAAAACAAGAAAAGGCCACGACCTCCACATCCAAGACTCATGCCAACAGACGTGGTGGTGAAGATTGAG CCACCAGATGATCCACCCGATGATATGTCTGGTGATATGCCTCACGAGCGGCCCAAATATCAAGTCATGGACCATATGCCTAGAGTCCTTCACTGCTCCCCTTCTTCCCAACAG TGCAGAACAATGATGTTCAAGCAAGAACGAGATTGGTACTGA